Proteins found in one Corynebacterium canis genomic segment:
- a CDS encoding ABC transporter ATP-binding protein, protein MEGDIQVDCTFGHRGVALGEMRRPFHRGKVYVIAGPNGAGKSTLLQTIAGELEPVTGTVRIGDTDPASRAGAGSVARVADPVFLPDLTVGEHLKLLASHGTFDYEDVVQHWGLEALVASMPAWISSGQRQRVFLAAHLNGTEPVLVMDEPERHLDTEWCAFLCGELRARADRGAAVLVATHSDEVRAAGDEVVTLS, encoded by the coding sequence ATGGAAGGTGATATTCAGGTTGATTGCACGTTTGGACATAGGGGTGTCGCACTCGGGGAAATGCGGCGCCCCTTTCACCGCGGGAAGGTGTATGTGATCGCGGGGCCAAACGGCGCCGGGAAGTCTACCTTGCTCCAAACGATCGCCGGAGAATTGGAGCCGGTCACGGGCACAGTGCGCATCGGGGATACTGACCCCGCAAGCCGGGCTGGCGCCGGCAGCGTTGCGCGGGTGGCAGATCCGGTGTTTCTCCCCGACCTTACGGTTGGCGAACACCTGAAACTCTTGGCCTCGCATGGGACGTTTGATTACGAAGACGTCGTGCAGCATTGGGGTCTGGAAGCATTGGTGGCCAGCATGCCAGCGTGGATAAGCAGCGGCCAGCGGCAACGCGTCTTCCTTGCCGCGCACCTGAACGGCACCGAGCCTGTCCTAGTGATGGACGAACCCGAACGTCATCTCGACACCGAATGGTGTGCCTTTTTGTGCGGCGAACTACGTGCCCGCGCGGACCGAGGGGCGGCCGTATTGGTGGCCACGCACTCCGATGAAGTGCGGGCAGCGGGCGATGAAGTGGTCACCCTCTCATGA
- a CDS encoding acyltransferase family protein produces MRAPQSYNPQLQALRAVAAMGIVFTHAAFQTGTSMPVVERFDFFVPVFFALSAFLLWRPQPPGYYRRRASRILPAYLAVVFVVFLVLPEAYGASLITILANFTFTQIYVPHTLHPGLTHLWSLCVEVVFYLALPALYRLGWKKVLGLSVLSLGWAWLPPVQSVEIVNMQIWPPAFLPWFCVGILGAEFLRHREPSPRVKRILQIRSLWAGLAILILWVAAQPWYGPPGLIHPTPLQFQLRVIAGTAFAACVVLPYALAPGWWVPKSLETLGLWSYSFFLWHLAVLSFSFPILGIRHFDGSFWPVVLLTIALTIPVSAASYLLVEQPGRKLRLPTTLWARLRPEAVRQ; encoded by the coding sequence ATGCGGGCTCCTCAATCCTACAACCCTCAGCTTCAGGCATTGCGCGCCGTGGCGGCCATGGGCATTGTGTTTACCCACGCCGCCTTTCAAACCGGCACCTCCATGCCCGTCGTGGAACGGTTCGATTTCTTTGTGCCCGTGTTTTTTGCGCTCTCCGCGTTCCTGCTGTGGCGCCCGCAACCTCCCGGCTATTATCGACGCCGCGCCTCCCGCATCCTCCCCGCATACCTCGCCGTTGTGTTCGTTGTGTTTTTGGTGTTGCCGGAGGCGTACGGGGCTTCGTTGATTACCATCCTGGCGAACTTCACTTTCACTCAAATATATGTTCCCCACACCCTGCATCCGGGCCTTACGCACCTATGGTCTTTGTGCGTCGAAGTTGTGTTCTATTTGGCGTTGCCTGCGTTATACCGCCTCGGCTGGAAGAAGGTGCTCGGCCTATCCGTATTGAGCCTCGGCTGGGCGTGGTTACCGCCGGTGCAATCCGTGGAAATCGTGAACATGCAAATCTGGCCGCCGGCGTTCCTGCCCTGGTTTTGCGTGGGTATTCTCGGCGCCGAATTTCTCCGGCATCGCGAGCCTTCACCGCGGGTGAAAAGAATTTTGCAGATCCGATCGTTATGGGCGGGGCTGGCAATCCTTATCCTTTGGGTGGCGGCCCAACCCTGGTACGGCCCGCCGGGGCTTATCCATCCCACGCCCTTGCAATTCCAGCTGCGGGTTATCGCCGGAACCGCCTTCGCCGCCTGCGTGGTGCTGCCCTATGCGCTTGCCCCCGGCTGGTGGGTGCCCAAAAGCCTGGAAACCCTCGGGCTATGGTCCTATTCCTTTTTCCTTTGGCACCTCGCGGTGTTGTCTTTTTCGTTCCCAATTCTGGGGATCCGGCATTTCGATGGCAGCTTCTGGCCGGTCGTGTTGCTCACCATCGCATTGACCATCCCGGTTTCCGCCGCGAGCTACCTTTTGGTGGAACAACCTGGTAGAAAGCTGCGGTTGCCCACGACCCTGTGGGCGAGGCTGCGCCCGGAGGCGGTGCGCCAATAG
- a CDS encoding porin PorA family protein yields the protein MSYRTIAVGALILGTLAFAPAVVHQVYSSEPVMHSVLVGPQGELETSITLGEPSKRGRMKLEVTRSDGTSKTVELQKANAYPVAGGGLEYMFPTNTERRSYPWADEDPVDYVDAEFINGVKVYKFANQETAVWVEPKSGTLVDLHTHGARWDEHTKAQQWAVAMPHIRVLKILDVTRYFGFILGGLLVFLGVVRHMRS from the coding sequence ATGTCCTATCGCACGATCGCCGTTGGCGCGCTGATCCTGGGCACCCTCGCATTCGCGCCAGCGGTTGTGCACCAGGTGTATAGCTCCGAACCGGTCATGCATTCGGTACTTGTGGGGCCGCAAGGCGAGCTGGAAACCAGCATCACCCTGGGCGAACCCAGCAAACGGGGGCGGATGAAGCTTGAGGTGACGCGCTCGGACGGCACCTCCAAAACCGTGGAATTGCAAAAAGCGAACGCATACCCGGTTGCTGGCGGCGGATTAGAATACATGTTCCCCACGAATACCGAGCGGCGTTCGTACCCCTGGGCGGACGAGGACCCAGTGGACTACGTGGACGCGGAATTTATCAACGGCGTCAAGGTGTACAAGTTTGCCAACCAGGAAACCGCGGTATGGGTGGAGCCGAAATCGGGGACGCTGGTGGACCTGCACACCCACGGCGCGCGCTGGGACGAGCACACGAAAGCCCAGCAATGGGCGGTGGCCATGCCACATATCCGCGTGCTGAAAATACTCGACGTGACCAGGTATTTCGGGTTTATTCTCGGCGGGCTATTGGTATTTCTCGGCGTGGTACGCCACATGCGCTCATGA
- a CDS encoding glycosyltransferase family 4 protein, whose amino-acid sequence MKIVLMCWRDTTHPQGGGSERYLERVGSYLAQQGHQVVYRTAGRGSEYRDGIFFIRGGGKFTVYPRAWLAMLCGRFGFGDLSGTDVVVDTQNGIPFFARIFSGAPTVILTHHCHKEQWPVAGKILAKIGWFLESKVSPRVHRGCRYITVSEASRRELESLGVRDITVIRNGVDPVPEFTPLPHEGTHIVTLSRLVPHKQIEHAMDVVAALPDVVLDVIGSGWWASKLHAYAHDLGVADRVVFHGQVTEEHKHALLDRAKVHLMPSRKEGWGLAVTEAALHGVPTIGYRSSGGLQDSVQLGALANNKAELIRLTAAYLNAPPGLPIDASDFSWTATGRAVAELLEGVTSPR is encoded by the coding sequence ATGAAAATTGTTCTAATGTGTTGGCGCGACACCACTCACCCACAAGGTGGTGGTAGCGAACGCTATCTGGAGCGCGTGGGCAGCTATCTCGCCCAGCAAGGTCACCAAGTTGTATACCGCACAGCTGGTCGAGGTAGCGAATATCGCGACGGCATCTTCTTTATCCGCGGCGGCGGCAAATTCACGGTATACCCGCGCGCTTGGCTCGCCATGCTGTGCGGCAGGTTCGGCTTTGGCGACCTGAGCGGCACCGACGTGGTGGTGGATACCCAAAACGGCATCCCGTTTTTCGCCCGGATCTTCTCCGGCGCGCCGACCGTGATCCTTACCCACCACTGCCACAAGGAACAATGGCCGGTAGCGGGCAAAATCCTGGCCAAAATCGGGTGGTTTCTGGAATCCAAGGTGAGCCCCCGCGTGCATCGCGGCTGCCGTTATATCACGGTCTCGGAGGCCAGCCGCCGCGAATTGGAAAGCCTCGGCGTGCGCGACATTACCGTGATCCGCAACGGGGTGGATCCGGTACCAGAGTTCACCCCGCTGCCGCACGAAGGCACCCATATAGTCACTCTGTCCCGCCTAGTGCCCCATAAACAAATCGAACATGCGATGGATGTCGTTGCCGCGTTGCCGGACGTGGTACTTGACGTGATCGGCTCGGGGTGGTGGGCGTCGAAACTCCACGCCTACGCCCACGACCTTGGGGTGGCGGACCGCGTGGTGTTTCACGGGCAGGTCACGGAGGAGCACAAGCACGCGCTGCTCGACCGCGCCAAAGTACACCTTATGCCCTCCCGCAAAGAGGGCTGGGGCCTAGCGGTGACCGAAGCCGCGCTTCACGGCGTGCCCACCATAGGTTATCGCAGCTCAGGCGGGTTGCAGGACAGCGTGCAGCTGGGGGCGTTGGCCAATAATAAGGCCGAACTCATCCGGCTGACCGCGGCGTATCTCAACGCTCCGCCGGGGCTTCCGATCGACGCCAGCGACTTCTCGTGGACCGCCACAGGGCGGGCAGTAGCGGAATTGCTGGAAGGAGTAACCAGCCCACGCTAA
- a CDS encoding class I SAM-dependent methyltransferase, with translation MRHFATLRRSLGLLASFPDEQRDPDRFYTNLAEDTAELIALFAPVAGDRILDVGGGPGFFDAAFAHRGAWYLGVDPFEKSQVRASGHALPFADNTFDITYSSNVVEHVANPWDMCSEMLRVTRPGGVAIISYTIWLGPFGGHETGLWQHYVGGEFARDRYTRLHGHPPKNSFGTSLFNVSCAEGLRWARGVRDAQVIKVFPRYHPWWAWWLVHVPLLREFLVSNLVVVLKKSPIAHCATGDLTAIL, from the coding sequence ATGCGCCACTTTGCCACCCTGCGTCGTTCTCTTGGGCTCCTCGCATCCTTTCCTGATGAACAGCGCGACCCCGATCGTTTTTACACCAACCTCGCCGAGGACACTGCGGAACTCATCGCGCTTTTTGCGCCCGTGGCGGGAGACCGCATCCTAGACGTTGGCGGTGGCCCCGGGTTTTTCGACGCCGCGTTTGCTCACCGTGGGGCGTGGTACCTCGGCGTGGATCCGTTTGAAAAGTCGCAGGTTCGAGCCTCCGGCCACGCCCTCCCCTTCGCCGACAATACATTCGATATCACATATTCGTCCAACGTTGTCGAGCACGTCGCCAATCCTTGGGACATGTGTTCGGAAATGCTGCGGGTAACGCGCCCGGGCGGGGTGGCGATCATTAGCTACACCATCTGGTTGGGCCCCTTCGGCGGCCACGAAACGGGACTGTGGCAACACTATGTAGGCGGGGAATTCGCCCGCGATCGCTATACCCGCCTGCACGGACACCCACCGAAAAACTCCTTTGGCACCTCACTCTTTAATGTGTCTTGCGCCGAGGGCCTGCGCTGGGCGCGGGGCGTGCGGGATGCGCAAGTGATCAAGGTCTTCCCGCGCTATCACCCCTGGTGGGCGTGGTGGCTGGTCCATGTCCCGCTGCTGCGGGAATTCCTGGTAAGCAACCTTGTGGTGGTGCTGAAAAAATCCCCCATCGCGCACTGCGCAACGGGGGATCTTACCGCCATACTATGA